In the Arachis duranensis cultivar V14167 unplaced genomic scaffold, aradu.V14167.gnm2.J7QH unplaced_Scaffold_43377, whole genome shotgun sequence genome, one interval contains:
- the LOC107472304 gene encoding uncharacterized protein LOC107472304, whose translation MRKKVVHQKPPREKLLIFPSKPKPSTRSRDQTFTPSLSPPTSPPHTNPMARTKTTPRYPSPTKPTPPPKEPPSKSSSSKPSSSKGKGPVAAKEPVPESTQPKPRSVPTHPQRGQPCISLKSVEEPDIDPFVKGRDIVLNNETISDSLKYTDVGACAYASVIDDDDESVPEDSPPPSTEGTSVSTRQNSTLFGVVKNVIQEFFSQSNHMIVMSKEHRKLASKYENFLRKSRERVAIFMKFIDNLQADENAVTDTEEENSSEEDGSDV comes from the exons ATGAGGAAGAAAGTTGTTCATCAAAAACCTCCACGAGAAAAGCTTCTCATATTCCCTTCGAAGCCAAAACCTTCTACTCGCTCCAGAGATCAAACGTTCACACCCTCACTTTCTCCTCCTACATCTCCTCCTCACACTAACCCTATGGCGCGGACCAAGACCACACCAAGATATCCTTCCCCTACCAAGCCGACGCCACCACCAAAGGAGCCTCCTTCAAAATCCAGTTCTTCGAAACCCAGTTCTTCAAAAGGCAAAGGCCCTGTTGCTGCTAAAGAACCTGTCCCTGAGTCAACTCAACCTAAGCCTAGGTCTGTTCCTACTCATCCTCAAAGAGGTCAACCATGTATCTCTCTTAAATCTGTCGAGGAACCTGATATTGATCCCTTT GTCAAGGGCCGAGACATTGTGTTAAACAATGAAACTATCAGTGATTCCTTGAAATACACTGATGTTGGGGCGTGTGCCTATGCATCGG tgattgatgatgatgatgaatctgTTCCTGAGgattctcctcctccttctacAGAGGGTACCTCAGTCTCAACTAGACAAAATTCTACTTTATTTGGGGTTGTTAAGAACGTGATACAAGAATTTTTCTCCCAGTCAAATCATATGATTGTTATGAGCAAAGAACACAGGAAGCTAGCAAGCAAGTATGAGAACTTTCTCAGAAAATCAAGAGAAAGAGTGGCTATTTTCATGAAGTTCATTGATAATCTCCAAGCGGATGAAAATGCTGTCACTGATactgaagaagaaaatagtTCAGAGGAGGATGGTTCAGATGTCTAG